TTTAGTCAAATCTTCATATTCACGCTTCCTATCTTCAGTTGTCACTATAAACATCCTAACATTAAGCTCACCAATGCGTAAAAACCTAAATAATGCATCCCCCATATCGCCACCAATAACTATTTCAAATACGTAAAAAGCTTCTCCTGGCTTATACCATATAACATCTGCTCTACTTAAGTAATTGAGAAATCTATCACCAGCGTACTTGCTTAAATCATCCCTGCTCATATCAGTTAACTCCCTAAGAGTGACGCCATTACATGTTCGTGAAGGGTCAGCCGTATAAGTGTGAAATCCAAGTTGCTTACCAATTCTTAATAACATTAGCTCAACACATTCATGAGTTATAGAAAATGATAGCTCTGCTGACTCAAGAACTTTCTTCAATGAATTCTCAATACTATTAATTTCATCTAAGGGTGAAGGCGGCTTAGCTGGAACCAGTTTACTAATGATTTTTCGAGCTTCCTCCTCCCTAATTTGTTTTAATCCTCCTATCCTAGCACCTGCAATATAATCTGATAT
The genomic region above belongs to Candidatus Methanomethylicota archaeon and contains:
- a CDS encoding EVE domain-containing protein, whose amino-acid sequence is MPKFWIASGPPEYWKVAFEMGRIWGVTDKKFTEWKKLSSGDYVLFYATKPVSGVIGYGIVKTKFRQDKPLWPREIEERRVIWPYRFEFDVEYCLPQDEWEKRRVISDYIAGARIGGLKQIREEEARKIISKLVPAKPPSPLDEINSIENSLKKVLESAELSFSITHECVELMLLRIGKQLGFHTYTADPSRTCNGVTLRELTDMSRDDLSKYAGDRFLNYLSRADVIWYKPGEAFYVFEIVIGGDMGDALFRFLRIGELNVRMFIVTTEDRKREYEDLTKIPALSTIMGRCDFISIPQLIRMYVLTNLWRESVDKLKLPFVGR